From a single Larimichthys crocea isolate SSNF chromosome XIII, L_crocea_2.0, whole genome shotgun sequence genomic region:
- the eomesb gene encoding eomesodermin homolog b — protein MLGGEGESSTFSSTKETADERCKSPAVDGDDPAAGSRYAEHGMGADRYYIPPSVSKQSSETSNPCSFLPYTPSGTVYTPSSAGRYPSSLHLGSVVSPAGFPPAAGRSHFSSAYQLGQSPGCIYPPYTGAGSALSNISIPTSGPGMRAQVYLCNRPLWLKFHRHQTEMIITKQGRRMFPFLSFNIAGLNLTAHYNVFVEVVLADPNHWRFQGGKWVTCGKADNSSQGNKVYIHPESPNTGAHWMRQEISFSKLKLTNNKGTSHSTSQMIVLQSLHKYQPRLHIVEVTEDGVEDISSDMKTQSFTFPETQFIAVTAYQNTDITQLKIDHNPFAKGFRDNYDSMYTAAEHDRLTPSPTDSPRAHQIVPSARYTMQPIFQDQLVNNLPQNRFYNSERAVPQTNSLLSPHTEDGASQRWFVTSMQQGGNSTSTSNKIDLTPYEGEYSSSLLPYGIKSLSMQTSHALSYYPDSPFTTMSAGWGSRAAYQRKVTPSLPWSPRPSPTAGFSEDSNKVKAQIEEEVNGSGGLISSWTETQPSALSLDKADSYSTACKRRRLSLNGPSTEDSPTDIKCEDLASAVTNSSSYSKETPSSKSIAAYYSFYTNP, from the exons ATGCTCGGCGGTGAAGGAGAGAGCAGCACCTTCTCTTCGACGAAGGAAACAGCGGATGAGAGGTGCAAGTCCCCTGCTGTGGATGGAGACGATCCGGCCGCTGGCAGCAGATACGCAGAGCACGGGATGGGTGCTGACCGGTACTACATCCCTCCCTCGGTTTCTAAACAAAGCTCAGAAACATCAAACCCCTGCTCTTTTCTCCCTTATACTCCCAGTGGGACGGTTTACACCCCGTCCAGCGCCGGCAGGTACCCCTCATCTCTCCACTTGGGGTCCGTGGTATCCCCCGCGGGATTTCCCCCCGCCGCCGGCCGCAGTCACTTCAGCTCGGCTTACCAGCTCGGGCAGAGCCCGGGTTGCATCTACCCGCCCTACACTGGCGCAGGGTCCGCTCTCAGCAACATATCTATACCCACAAGCGGCCCCGGAATGAGGGCCCAGGTCTACCTCTGCAATCGACCCCTGTGGCTCAAGTTTCACCGTCACCAAACCGAGATGATCATCACCAAGCAGGGCAG acgGATGTTCCCGTTCCTCAGTTTTAACATAGCTGGTCTCAACCTGACAGCCCACTACAACGTGTTTGTGGAGGTGGTGCTGGCGGATCCAAACCACTGGAGATTTCAAGGTGGCAAGTGGGTCACCTGTGGGAAGGCAGACAATAGTAGCCAAG gAAACAAAGTCTACATCCATCCAGAGTCTCCTAACACGGGGGCCCACTGGATGAGACAAGAAATCTCCTTCAGCAAGCTGAAACTCACCAACAACAAAGGGACCAGTCACAGTACTTCACAG ATGATTGTCCTGCAATCGCTGCATAAGTACCAGCCAAGGCTGCACATCGTGGAGGTGACCGAGGACGGGGTGGAGGACATTAGCAGTGACATGAAGACTCAGAGCTTCACCTTCCCAGAGACCCAATTCATAGCTGTGACTGCCTACCAGAACACTGAT aTCACACAGCTGAAAATTGATCACAACCCTTTTGCCAAAGGATTCAGAGATAATTATGATTC GATGTACACAGCTGCAGAGCATGACCGCCTCACTCCATCTCCAACCGACTCTCCCCGAGCCCACCAGATTGTACCCAGTGCCCGCTACACCATGCAGCCCATCTTCCAGGACCAACTTGTCAACAACCTTCCCCAGAATCGCTTCTACAACAGTGAGAGAGCGGTGCCGCAGACTAACAGCCTCCTCTCACCTCATACAGAGGATGGAGCTTCACAGAGGTGGTTTGTCACCTCGATGCAGCAAGGGGGAAACAGCACTAGCACCAGCAACAAGATAGATCTCACACCATATGAAGGGGAATACTCAAGCTCCCTGCTTCCTTATGGTATCAAATCTCTATCAATGCAAACATCTCACGCTCTCAGTTACTACCCAGACTCTCCTTTCACCACCATGTCTGCGGGGTGGGGGTCCAGAGCAGCATACCAGAGAAAGGTTACTCCCAGCCTGCCTTGGTCACCCAGGCCCAGTCCCACTGCTGGTTTCTCAGAGGACTCAAACAAAGTTAAAGCACAGATAGAAGAGGAGGTGAACGGGAGTGGAGGTCTGATCTCCTCCTGGACAGAGACACAGCCATCAGCTCTGTCCTTAGACAAGGCTGACTCTTATTCCACAGCCTGTAAACGAAGGCGCTTGTCTCTTAATGGTCCTAGCACAGAGGACTCACCCACTGACATCAAGTGCGAAGACTTGGCCTCTGCTGTCACCAACAGTAGCTCCTATAGCAAAGAAACCCCCTCATCCAAAAGCATTGCAGCTTACTATTCCTTTTACACAAACCCTTAA